The following proteins are co-located in the Methylomonas sp. 11b genome:
- the fliS gene encoding flagellar export chaperone FliS — protein sequence MYVDAHRKGARQYAEVHTSSNFGEESPHRLIQMLMEGFLARINSAKGAITHGDMEAKSIYISKAIGIVGGLNEVLDLEQGGEIAVNLRQLYDYINFRLLQASSENSEDILNEVTVLMKDVKEAWDAIA from the coding sequence ATGTACGTTGATGCTCATAGAAAAGGTGCTAGACAATATGCTGAGGTTCATACCTCCAGCAATTTTGGCGAGGAATCTCCCCATCGATTGATACAAATGTTAATGGAAGGATTTTTGGCGCGAATCAATTCTGCTAAAGGTGCAATTACTCATGGCGATATGGAAGCGAAAAGTATCTATATATCCAAGGCAATTGGCATAGTAGGTGGGCTGAACGAGGTGCTGGACTTAGAGCAGGGTGGAGAAATTGCTGTCAATCTTCGCCAACTGTATGATTACATCAACTTTCGGTTGTTACAGGCAAGCAGTGAAAACAGCGAAGACATCCTAAATGAGGTGACTGTGTTGATGAAAGACGTTAAAGAGGCCTGGGATGCGATTGCCTAA
- the fliD gene encoding flagellar filament capping protein FliD, whose translation MSIVSSTGIGSGIDIGTLVSQLVTAEGQPALNAIQRQEDAANTRLSGIGSLKSALSDFQTAVNKLKDGNLFKTHKAASADESILKVAAGAGSVAGSYALEVTQLAKAQKSISAEFASSAATVGTGSLTIATTAGASFNVTIGSGSNSLTGIRDAINNASGNTAVTASIVNVDNSTGTGTISKLVLTAKNSGLANAFTVTGTDDDGNNTDTSGLSQIFSSNLSAQATATDAIIKVDGQTATRSTNSITDVVQGLTLDLKSAQVGTKVNVDVSLDNEAINKTLTSFVTAYNKLHTTAKDLGKYGGGSSGSSSGNGALIGDATLRYVTSQVRQDSANPVSSATGNYNSLAMIGVKIDKDGVMSLDSTQLNTALSASLQSVSDVFSSSDGVATRLYSKLDNLLQSGGPLDSQQTSLKKQLSTLEDRRADVQVRLDNLQKTLQKQFTAMDVNVGKFKSTGSFLSNWISKL comes from the coding sequence ATGAGCATCGTGTCGTCAACGGGTATTGGTAGCGGTATCGATATTGGCACACTGGTTAGTCAATTAGTGACCGCTGAAGGTCAGCCGGCACTAAATGCGATTCAGCGGCAAGAAGACGCGGCAAATACCAGATTAAGCGGAATCGGCAGCTTGAAAAGTGCGTTGTCGGATTTTCAGACTGCGGTCAATAAACTGAAAGATGGAAATCTATTCAAAACGCATAAAGCCGCATCTGCCGACGAATCAATCTTAAAGGTTGCCGCGGGCGCGGGGTCCGTGGCGGGTTCTTATGCCTTGGAGGTTACCCAGTTGGCAAAGGCGCAAAAATCCATTTCGGCCGAGTTTGCCAGCTCAGCTGCCACTGTAGGCACAGGATCTTTGACTATTGCTACTACGGCAGGTGCCTCGTTCAACGTGACGATTGGTTCCGGTAGTAATTCGTTAACAGGTATAAGGGATGCTATCAACAACGCTTCCGGTAATACCGCCGTTACCGCGAGTATCGTTAACGTCGACAACTCTACCGGCACCGGTACAATTTCCAAGCTGGTCCTCACAGCCAAAAATTCCGGACTTGCAAACGCATTTACCGTGACGGGTACTGATGATGATGGAAACAACACCGATACCTCGGGATTATCCCAAATTTTTTCGTCTAATTTGAGTGCTCAGGCGACTGCTACCGACGCTATTATCAAAGTCGATGGTCAGACCGCAACGCGCAGCACCAATTCGATAACAGACGTAGTACAGGGGCTGACTTTAGACTTGAAATCTGCTCAAGTGGGTACCAAGGTGAACGTTGATGTCAGTTTGGACAATGAAGCCATCAACAAAACTCTGACAAGTTTCGTAACCGCATACAACAAGCTGCACACTACCGCCAAAGACTTGGGTAAATACGGTGGCGGTTCCAGCGGTAGTAGTTCCGGAAATGGCGCGTTAATCGGCGACGCTACGTTGCGTTATGTGACTTCCCAAGTCAGACAGGATTCGGCAAATCCAGTTTCGTCAGCGACCGGCAATTACAATTCATTAGCCATGATAGGCGTGAAAATAGATAAAGATGGTGTGATGTCATTGGATAGCACGCAGCTTAACACTGCACTGAGTGCCAGCTTGCAGTCGGTTAGCGATGTGTTTTCGTCGTCTGACGGTGTGGCGACTCGGCTTTACTCAAAATTAGATAATTTGTTGCAATCGGGTGGACCATTGGATAGTCAGCAAACATCGCTGAAAAAACAATTGTCTACCTTGGAAGATCGCAGAGCCGACGTGCAAGTTAGATTAGATAATTTGCAAAAGACTTTGCAAAAGCAATTCACAGCCATGGACGTCAATGTAGGTAAATTTAAATCAACCGGTTCTTTTCTAAGTAACTGGATCAGCAAATTGTAA
- a CDS encoding nucleotidyltransferase family protein: MKQHWQQVLIRPEATLRATIEVIDRAALQIALVVDDQEKLLGVVTDGDIRRALIRGLSLEHPVFEVMNKRPKVAALNDSKTQLIAIMEGHHLYQLPVVDEHGRVVRLESLQALYKQPAYPNPVFLMAGGFGTRLRPYTDECPKPLLEIGGKPILETIIENFVKSGFRQFYIAVHYRAQQIKDYFGDGGRWGIKIDYIDESEPMGTAGAIGLMPDNLPDVPLIVMNGDILTQIDFSRLLAYHNEQQAIATLCVRQYEYQIPYGVVRLEQQRVVGIEEKPLQSCLANAGIYVLDHSLINSIAMQQKLDMPTLLNQQVAAGEIVSMFPVNDYWLDIGREADFLRAQGEFAKYF; the protein is encoded by the coding sequence ATGAAACAGCATTGGCAGCAGGTTTTGATTCGACCAGAAGCGACGTTGCGAGCGACTATCGAGGTGATTGATCGTGCCGCCTTGCAGATTGCTCTAGTCGTAGACGACCAAGAAAAATTGCTGGGTGTCGTCACGGATGGTGATATTCGTCGGGCCTTGATTCGCGGATTGTCCTTGGAGCATCCGGTTTTTGAAGTGATGAATAAGCGGCCGAAAGTTGCCGCTTTAAATGACAGCAAGACCCAATTGATAGCCATTATGGAAGGCCATCATCTCTACCAATTGCCGGTTGTCGATGAACATGGCAGGGTGGTGCGGCTGGAGTCGTTGCAAGCGTTGTACAAGCAGCCGGCATACCCAAACCCGGTTTTTTTGATGGCGGGTGGGTTCGGTACGCGTTTGCGGCCGTATACGGACGAATGCCCCAAACCACTCTTAGAAATCGGCGGCAAGCCGATTTTGGAAACCATTATTGAGAATTTCGTTAAGTCGGGTTTTCGGCAGTTTTACATCGCCGTGCATTATCGCGCGCAGCAGATCAAAGACTACTTTGGTGACGGGGGGCGGTGGGGCATCAAAATCGATTATATCGACGAGAGCGAGCCTATGGGTACGGCGGGCGCGATTGGTTTAATGCCGGACAATTTGCCGGACGTACCCTTGATTGTGATGAACGGCGATATTCTGACTCAGATCGACTTTTCCAGGTTATTGGCCTATCACAACGAGCAACAAGCTATCGCTACCTTATGCGTACGCCAATACGAATACCAAATTCCCTACGGCGTCGTGAGATTGGAGCAGCAAAGAGTCGTAGGGATAGAAGAAAAGCCCTTGCAAAGCTGCTTGGCCAACGCGGGAATTTATGTGCTGGATCACAGTTTGATCAACAGCATCGCAATGCAGCAAAAGCTGGATATGCCGACCTTATTAAACCAACAAGTGGCTGCAGGCGAGATAGTGTCTATGTTTCCGGTCAATGACTATTGGTTGGATATAGGTCGCGAAGCCGATTTTCTGAGAGCACAGGGCGAATTCGCCAAGTATTTCTGA
- a CDS encoding flagellar protein FlaG translates to MNSEISNVLKLSPVTVAKADKQTDEKSFAGARVDADKRNPGVSALQNDSTVSSSVSNQDQDKQNEVKPSFDSVKKAADKGNSLLQSVNRNLQFKVDDSTKELVVKVVDSETGDVVRQIPSEEMLAFIRRMQELDGQQGSMIQDRA, encoded by the coding sequence ATGAACAGTGAGATTTCAAATGTGTTAAAGCTATCTCCCGTGACTGTTGCTAAAGCTGATAAGCAAACGGATGAAAAATCATTTGCGGGAGCCAGGGTCGATGCTGACAAGCGTAACCCTGGTGTTTCCGCGTTGCAAAATGACTCGACTGTATCCTCTTCAGTTTCGAACCAAGATCAGGACAAACAGAATGAAGTTAAGCCTTCTTTCGATTCGGTAAAAAAAGCGGCGGATAAAGGAAATTCGTTGCTTCAATCGGTTAACCGTAATCTCCAATTCAAAGTAGATGATTCAACCAAGGAATTAGTGGTGAAAGTCGTTGATAGTGAAACGGGTGATGTCGTGCGGCAAATTCCGTCCGAAGAAATGCTGGCGTTTATCAGAAGAATGCAGGAGTTGGATGGCCAGCAAGGCTCTATGATTCAGGATCGTGCTTAG
- a CDS encoding flagellin N-terminal helical domain-containing protein, with translation MPSSMVINTNIASLNSQKFLTRTNDSLQMSMERLSSGLRVNSAKDDAAGLAIADRMTSQIRGMTVAMRNANDGISMAQTAEAGMGTITETLQRMRDLAVQAANRAAVSGEDRQKLHTEFKQLGAEVKRIIQNTEFNGKKILNGSLKNANFQIGANTAADNQISVTVSDLLAVTSLSALFGNKHSIGSAATSGNVRSAINAIDTAIRRIDTFRSNLGAIQNRFSTTISNLQSSIENQSSARSRIMDADFAAETANLSRSQILQQAGTAMLAQANQVTQGVLQLLK, from the coding sequence ATGCCATCATCAATGGTCATCAATACAAACATCGCGTCATTGAATAGTCAGAAGTTTTTGACGCGGACTAACGATAGCCTGCAAATGTCTATGGAGCGCTTATCATCAGGTCTTAGAGTCAACAGTGCTAAAGACGACGCCGCCGGTTTGGCGATTGCCGACCGGATGACATCGCAAATTCGCGGTATGACTGTTGCCATGCGCAATGCCAACGACGGTATCTCCATGGCGCAAACTGCGGAAGCTGGGATGGGTACAATCACTGAAACTTTGCAGAGAATGCGCGACTTAGCGGTTCAGGCGGCCAACAGAGCGGCTGTTAGCGGTGAAGATAGGCAAAAGCTCCATACCGAATTTAAGCAATTGGGTGCAGAGGTTAAAAGGATTATTCAAAATACCGAATTCAACGGCAAAAAAATTCTAAACGGTTCTCTAAAGAATGCGAACTTTCAAATTGGAGCTAATACTGCGGCAGACAATCAAATATCGGTTACGGTATCGGATTTGTTAGCTGTGACAAGTTTAAGCGCGCTTTTTGGTAACAAGCATTCAATTGGATCAGCTGCTACCTCTGGAAATGTGCGCTCAGCAATCAACGCTATCGATACGGCAATCAGAAGAATTGATACATTTCGTTCGAATTTAGGTGCAATTCAAAATCGGTTTTCCACCACTATATCGAATTTACAGTCTTCCATTGAAAATCAAAGCTCAGCTCGTTCGCGGATTATGGATGCCGACTTCGCTGCCGAAACGGCAAATTTAAGCCGCAGTCAGATTCTGCAACAGGCGGGTACGGCGATGTTGGCTCAGGCTAATCAAGTAACCCAAGGCGTATTGCAGTTATTGAAATAA
- a CDS encoding cytochrome C assembly family protein — protein sequence MYTTPVGLFSILSYAIAATFIVREIFGARQHQLSMQLAWLGAGLHSVYTVMNVQNHEGFNFSFFSTASLAGLVICLLLLIASLDKPVAKLGVLIFPVAGAMLALDMSYPATPHLLINHNWQMSTHILTSILAFSLLNIAALQAILLAVQDQQLRHHHPKRFMLALPPLQAMESLLFQMIATGLLFLTASLVTGFFFVEDLFAQHLVHKTVLSILAWIIFSALLFGRIRYGWRGQSAIQWTLIGFTSLLLAYFGSKLVLELILKKV from the coding sequence ATGTACACCACACCCGTCGGCCTGTTTTCGATATTAAGCTATGCGATTGCCGCGACATTCATCGTTAGAGAAATCTTTGGAGCCAGACAGCACCAGTTATCCATGCAACTAGCTTGGCTTGGCGCAGGGCTGCATAGTGTCTATACCGTGATGAACGTGCAAAATCATGAAGGATTCAACTTCAGCTTTTTCAGCACGGCATCGCTAGCAGGTTTGGTTATTTGCCTTCTACTGTTAATTGCCTCGCTGGACAAACCAGTAGCAAAACTTGGCGTATTGATTTTCCCAGTGGCGGGAGCGATGCTGGCTTTAGATATGAGCTATCCGGCAACACCACACCTGCTGATCAATCATAATTGGCAGATGAGCACCCACATCCTGACATCGATATTAGCGTTCAGCCTGTTAAATATCGCTGCTTTACAAGCCATTTTATTGGCCGTTCAGGATCAACAATTGCGCCATCACCACCCTAAACGCTTTATGTTGGCTTTACCGCCTTTGCAGGCCATGGAATCGCTGTTGTTTCAAATGATTGCGACGGGATTACTGTTTTTGACCGCATCTTTGGTCACCGGCTTCTTTTTCGTCGAGGATTTATTTGCACAGCATTTGGTTCATAAAACCGTACTATCAATCCTGGCCTGGATAATTTTTTCCGCACTTCTGTTCGGCAGGATTCGCTATGGCTGGCGTGGACAAAGCGCAATTCAGTGGACCCTTATAGGCTTTACTTCATTATTACTGGCCTATTTCGGCAGTAAATTGGTTTTGGAATTGATATTGAAAAAAGTTTGA
- a CDS encoding flagellin domain-containing protein has protein sequence MAMVINTNVNSLNSQRFLNKTNDSLATSMERLSSGLRINSAKDDAAGLAISDKMTSQIRGMTVAVRNANDGISMAQTAESGMGAITDTLQRMRDLAVQAANRAAVSGSDRDKLQTEFKQLGLEIKRIIQNTEFNGKKILNGSLAGANFQVGANTTTDNQVSVTVSNLEKVNSLSALFGAAGYSIGSGAASAKVRSAISAIDSAIKKIDTFRSTLGAIQNRFTTTVANLQSSIENQSAARSRILDADFATETSNLSKTQILQQAGTAMLAQANQSGQSVLSLLR, from the coding sequence ATGGCAATGGTAATCAACACAAACGTCAATTCGTTGAACAGTCAACGTTTTTTGAATAAAACCAATGATTCGCTAGCAACCTCAATGGAGCGTTTGTCTTCTGGTTTGCGGATTAACTCAGCAAAAGACGACGCGGCGGGTTTAGCCATCAGCGATAAAATGACATCGCAAATTCGCGGTATGACCGTAGCAGTGAGAAACGCCAACGACGGTATTTCGATGGCGCAAACAGCGGAATCCGGTATGGGTGCTATTACCGATACGTTGCAACGTATGCGTGACCTTGCGGTTCAAGCGGCCAACAGGGCGGCGGTAAGTGGTTCCGACCGGGACAAACTGCAAACCGAGTTTAAACAGCTGGGTCTTGAGATCAAAAGGATTATTCAGAACACCGAATTTAACGGTAAAAAAATCTTGAACGGCTCATTGGCGGGTGCTAACTTCCAAGTAGGTGCCAATACCACGACAGACAACCAAGTTTCTGTTACTGTTTCGAACTTGGAAAAAGTTAACAGTCTTAGTGCCTTGTTTGGCGCTGCGGGATATTCGATCGGTTCGGGTGCGGCTTCCGCCAAAGTTAGATCGGCAATTTCAGCTATTGATAGTGCGATCAAAAAGATCGATACTTTCCGTTCAACATTGGGTGCTATTCAAAACAGGTTTACTACTACTGTAGCCAACCTGCAGTCTTCGATAGAAAACCAAAGCGCCGCGAGATCCCGTATCCTGGATGCCGATTTTGCTACAGAAACATCCAATTTGAGCAAAACGCAAATATTGCAACAGGCCGGTACAGCGATGCTGGCGCAGGCTAATCAGTCCGGTCAATCCGTGTTGAGTTTGCTAAGGTAG
- the neuB gene encoding N-acetylneuraminate synthase — protein sequence MSVFIIAEAGVNHNGSLQTAMQLVDAAVAAGADAVKFQTFKAEKLVTRAASKAEYQKQTTGAAESQLDMLRKLELKYEFHFQLRDYCHRQGIEFLSTAFDFDSLAFLVDELGLSRLKIPSGEITNGPFLLAHAQTGKDIIVSTGMATLGEVEAALGVLAFGFLGWEQPSLAAFQQAYGSEAGQAVLHEKVTLLHCTSEYPTPMTDVNLRAMDVLQQAFCLPVGYSDHTEGLVVPIAAVARGAILIEKHFTLDRSQKGPDHQVSLEPTELKHMVRDIRAVEQALGRPGKMPQALELQNRTVARKSLVAHTSIAAGEIFSAENLTTKRPGTGLNPMEYWRLLGQTSHRSYDVDDLIE from the coding sequence ATGAGTGTTTTCATCATTGCTGAGGCAGGTGTCAATCATAACGGCAGTTTGCAAACCGCCATGCAACTGGTCGATGCGGCGGTAGCTGCCGGTGCCGATGCGGTGAAGTTCCAGACCTTTAAAGCCGAGAAATTAGTGACTCGGGCTGCGAGCAAGGCCGAGTATCAGAAACAAACCACTGGTGCAGCCGAGAGCCAATTGGATATGCTGCGCAAGTTGGAGCTGAAATACGAATTTCATTTTCAGTTGCGTGACTATTGCCATCGCCAAGGCATTGAGTTTCTTTCGACCGCGTTCGATTTCGATAGTTTAGCGTTTTTGGTGGACGAACTCGGTCTATCCAGATTGAAAATTCCGTCGGGTGAGATTACCAACGGGCCGTTTTTGCTGGCCCATGCCCAAACCGGGAAGGATATTATTGTCTCTACCGGCATGGCCACTCTCGGTGAAGTGGAAGCGGCGCTGGGTGTATTGGCGTTTGGCTTTCTAGGTTGGGAGCAACCGTCTCTGGCGGCATTTCAGCAAGCCTACGGCTCGGAAGCGGGGCAAGCGGTTTTACATGAAAAAGTCACCTTGCTGCATTGCACCAGCGAATATCCGACGCCGATGACGGATGTGAATTTGCGGGCGATGGACGTGTTGCAGCAGGCTTTTTGCCTGCCGGTCGGCTATTCAGATCACACCGAGGGGCTGGTCGTGCCGATTGCCGCTGTGGCGCGGGGTGCAATATTGATCGAAAAGCATTTCACCTTGGATCGTAGTCAAAAAGGTCCCGATCACCAAGTATCACTGGAACCGACTGAATTAAAACACATGGTGCGGGATATTCGCGCCGTCGAACAGGCGCTTGGTCGTCCGGGCAAGATGCCGCAAGCCTTGGAATTACAAAATCGTACGGTCGCCCGCAAAAGTTTGGTGGCGCATACATCAATAGCCGCGGGTGAAATTTTTAGTGCCGAAAATTTGACGACCAAGCGGCCCGGAACCGGTCTGAATCCGATGGAATATTGGCGATTACTTGGTCAAACCAGTCATCGTAGCTATGACGTGGATGATTTGATCGAATGA
- a CDS encoding acetyltransferase, producing MSKPVILLGGGGHARVLLDMLRRLEIEILGMADPHRLPGSEHFGVKILGDDSAIRAYAANDIALVNGIGSLPRGAGLRGNLYEQFVKQGYVFQTLVDPRAFTAGGVQLAQGVQVMAGAIIQAGTKIAENCIVNSGAIVEHDCRIGRDVHIAPGAVLSGGVELGNNVHIGTGATIIQGLRIGSGSVVGAGSVVTRDIGCKQIVYPPRSHIQDL from the coding sequence ATGAGTAAACCGGTCATTTTACTGGGAGGCGGTGGGCATGCGCGGGTGTTGCTCGACATGTTACGGCGGTTGGAAATCGAAATACTGGGCATGGCCGATCCGCACCGACTGCCAGGAAGCGAGCATTTTGGGGTCAAAATACTGGGCGATGATTCGGCAATACGGGCTTACGCAGCAAACGATATCGCGTTAGTCAACGGCATAGGCTCTCTGCCACGCGGCGCTGGCTTGCGCGGAAACCTATATGAACAATTTGTGAAGCAAGGGTATGTGTTTCAAACGTTAGTTGATCCGCGCGCGTTTACAGCCGGTGGCGTGCAACTCGCACAGGGCGTACAGGTCATGGCCGGCGCCATTATTCAGGCAGGCACAAAAATTGCTGAAAACTGCATAGTCAATAGCGGGGCGATTGTAGAGCATGATTGCCGCATTGGTCGTGATGTGCATATAGCGCCGGGTGCGGTGCTGAGTGGGGGGGTGGAGTTGGGCAATAACGTGCACATTGGCACCGGCGCCACCATCATTCAAGGCCTAAGAATCGGTTCCGGCAGCGTGGTGGGCGCGGGCAGCGTTGTGACGCGCGATATCGGTTGTAAGCAGATTGTCTATCCACCGCGTTCGCATATACAGGATTTGTAA
- a CDS encoding motility associated factor glycosyltransferase family protein has product MADNQRPAKLLEKAFVDKTVLILAGGPSLDEVLPWLRLHRNEVVVFAVSRISRQLLQANIEPDFVFSVDPTELSFDISKEMLEFSSKPIFVYSYHTVPTLVNQWHGLGFYLGPRLPWPSPLNVANIGSAGPTVTNTALSVAYHFGFKRMVLAGVDLCFTREGFTHATGSDEQMAGPRFNLTSLQVETNAGFMAPTSCDFAQAILSLSFQAKQLSEMGCRIFNISAGSAKVDNIEYLPISEIEFGDGAINVAKIVAERISDAAEQSKYHKQILDELGRAQFQIKGIARLAENARRVNDEMYSADGVIENYKDKKRLDQIEKKFKREHRHFSKLVKSFGIRSFIKLTKAFTDEEWSAEEAKQLGNVFYDAYREGATKLMCLLDGAVERVQARQQEYADAPNFGLVIEQYRKDRSFGRVRLWKAIAELPADVQVQFADFEKHFVEIVHDKNTRHFAKAKSQGNLSSLKQRAGLLFKHKKIEELSDLLISLNKHQDQQAVEPYRQLITGYSAELQQKPAQALDAYRQIVDGGGVLVEQALIRIADIGIDSDDAHTANLALQCLSQLNPFYLPLYAEMQRLHGDVMVAIDAYNNYIGQFPQDTLVQIKLANLYTEQGIYDAAIMMLDYILAQKPDLEVAVTMKAALVSAGF; this is encoded by the coding sequence TTGGCCGATAACCAAAGGCCGGCAAAATTGCTCGAAAAGGCCTTTGTCGATAAGACGGTGTTAATTTTGGCGGGTGGTCCCTCGCTTGACGAGGTTTTGCCATGGCTCAGATTGCATCGCAACGAAGTTGTGGTTTTTGCTGTTTCCAGAATTTCTCGCCAGTTATTACAGGCCAATATCGAGCCGGATTTTGTGTTTTCGGTGGATCCGACTGAGCTGAGCTTTGATATCAGCAAGGAAATGCTCGAGTTCAGCAGCAAGCCGATTTTTGTGTATTCCTACCACACTGTCCCCACTTTAGTTAACCAATGGCATGGTCTTGGGTTCTATCTTGGTCCGCGACTGCCTTGGCCGTCGCCACTGAACGTAGCGAATATTGGCAGTGCGGGGCCTACCGTGACCAATACTGCGTTGAGCGTGGCGTATCATTTTGGCTTCAAAAGAATGGTGCTCGCCGGCGTAGACTTATGCTTCACCAGGGAAGGCTTCACTCACGCCACCGGTAGCGACGAGCAAATGGCCGGGCCACGCTTTAATTTGACATCGTTGCAAGTAGAGACAAATGCCGGTTTTATGGCGCCTACAAGTTGCGACTTCGCTCAAGCCATTCTCTCGCTAAGTTTCCAGGCGAAACAGTTATCGGAAATGGGATGTCGGATTTTCAATATTTCCGCCGGTTCTGCCAAAGTCGACAATATCGAGTATTTGCCCATATCCGAAATCGAGTTTGGCGATGGCGCCATTAATGTGGCTAAAATTGTAGCCGAGCGGATTAGTGACGCCGCTGAACAGAGTAAATATCATAAACAAATTCTTGACGAGTTAGGACGTGCCCAATTTCAGATCAAAGGAATTGCCCGTCTGGCGGAGAATGCCCGCCGTGTCAATGACGAGATGTATAGTGCCGATGGAGTCATTGAAAACTATAAGGATAAGAAAAGACTCGATCAGATCGAAAAGAAGTTTAAACGCGAACATAGGCATTTCAGCAAGCTGGTAAAGAGCTTTGGTATCAGAAGTTTTATCAAGTTGACTAAGGCATTTACGGATGAAGAATGGAGTGCGGAAGAGGCGAAGCAACTTGGCAACGTTTTCTACGACGCCTATCGGGAAGGTGCTACAAAATTGATGTGTTTGTTGGATGGCGCTGTCGAAAGAGTTCAAGCCAGACAGCAGGAATATGCGGATGCCCCGAATTTTGGTTTGGTAATCGAGCAATATCGAAAGGACAGAAGTTTTGGTCGTGTAAGATTGTGGAAGGCTATTGCCGAGCTACCGGCAGATGTTCAGGTTCAATTTGCCGATTTTGAAAAACACTTCGTAGAGATTGTTCATGATAAAAATACTCGGCATTTTGCCAAGGCCAAAAGTCAGGGAAATCTTTCCAGTCTGAAGCAAAGGGCGGGCTTGTTATTCAAGCATAAAAAAATCGAAGAATTGAGTGATTTGCTGATCAGTTTGAACAAGCATCAGGATCAGCAGGCGGTTGAGCCTTATCGGCAGCTGATTACCGGTTACTCGGCTGAGTTGCAGCAAAAACCCGCACAGGCTCTGGATGCATATCGACAAATTGTTGACGGTGGTGGTGTGTTGGTCGAGCAGGCTCTGATAAGGATTGCGGATATTGGTATCGATAGCGATGACGCTCATACCGCCAATTTAGCGTTACAGTGTTTGTCGCAATTGAATCCTTTCTACTTGCCCTTGTATGCGGAAATGCAAAGGTTGCATGGCGATGTGATGGTCGCGATAGACGCCTACAATAATTACATCGGTCAATTCCCTCAAGATACGTTGGTGCAAATAAAGTTGGCTAACTTGTATACGGAGCAAGGGATTTATGATGCGGCTATCATGATGCTGGATTATATTTTGGCTCAAAAACCTGATCTTGAAGTTGCTGTCACCATGAAGGCTGCGTTGGTTTCCGCTGGATTTTAG
- the neuC gene encoding UDP-N-acetylglucosamine 2-epimerase — protein sequence MANVPRKICVITGSRAEYGLLYWLLRDIQDDSELALQLIVTGMHLSPEFGLTWQQIAADGFAINRKVEMLLSSDTPVGISKAMGLGLIGFADALNELQPDIVVVLGDRFEIFAAAQAAMNLRLPLAHIHGGELTEGAVDDAIRHAITKMAHLHFTSTEVYRQRVVQLGEQPDRVFNVGAPGLDNVYRLPLLDKEQLEQVLGFKFGKRNLLVTFHPVTLETATATKQFDQLLRALDEFDDVHIIFTHANADADGRAIAGMIEDYRQRHADRVTSFVSMGSQRYLSALKLVDAVVGNSSSGILEAPAFKVATVNIGDRQRGRICASSVIHCAPQTDAIRAALLKIFSGEFANTLKCVENPYGQGGASAQIKELLKHTPVDGLLKKRFYDLKVVV from the coding sequence ATGGCTAATGTGCCGCGCAAAATTTGCGTTATCACGGGCTCCAGGGCTGAGTACGGTTTGTTGTACTGGTTGTTACGAGACATTCAGGATGATAGTGAATTGGCGTTGCAATTAATCGTAACCGGCATGCACCTGTCGCCGGAGTTTGGTTTGACCTGGCAACAGATTGCCGCCGACGGTTTTGCTATCAATCGCAAGGTCGAAATGCTGTTATCTTCGGATACGCCGGTGGGTATCAGTAAGGCCATGGGTTTGGGCTTGATTGGATTTGCCGACGCCTTAAATGAATTGCAACCGGATATCGTAGTTGTCTTGGGGGATCGATTTGAAATATTCGCAGCTGCGCAGGCGGCGATGAATTTACGCTTGCCCCTTGCCCATATCCACGGTGGCGAACTGACCGAAGGTGCGGTGGACGATGCCATCCGTCACGCCATTACCAAAATGGCTCACTTACATTTCACCTCAACCGAGGTTTATCGGCAGCGGGTGGTTCAACTCGGCGAGCAGCCTGATCGGGTATTCAATGTGGGTGCGCCGGGACTGGATAATGTTTATCGCTTGCCGTTGCTCGACAAAGAACAGTTGGAGCAGGTGCTTGGTTTTAAGTTTGGCAAGCGCAATCTATTGGTTACCTTCCATCCGGTTACCTTGGAAACGGCAACCGCTACCAAGCAGTTTGATCAGTTATTGCGGGCCTTGGATGAGTTCGATGACGTTCATATCATATTTACCCACGCCAATGCCGATGCCGATGGCAGGGCCATAGCTGGGATGATAGAAGATTATCGGCAACGTCATGCGGATCGGGTGACCAGCTTTGTTTCCATGGGCTCTCAGCGTTATCTATCTGCATTGAAGCTGGTCGACGCTGTGGTTGGCAATTCTTCCAGCGGTATTTTAGAAGCGCCGGCATTTAAGGTTGCCACCGTCAATATTGGTGATCGCCAGCGAGGACGGATCTGTGCCAGTAGCGTAATCCACTGCGCGCCGCAAACCGATGCGATCCGCGCCGCCCTGCTAAAAATATTTTCCGGCGAATTTGCGAATACCCTGAAGTGTGTCGAAAACCCCTACGGTCAGGGCGGCGCTTCGGCGCAGATTAAAGAGCTTCTGAAACACACGCCTGTGGATGGGCTGCTGAAGAAGCGTTTTTACGATTTGAAGGTGGTTGTATGA